CCTAATTTTgagtgtctgaaaaaaaaaaaaaaaaaacccactaaaaaacccccaaaccaccaCATGTAAAAACCCTAGCTAAAGATCAGTAGATATATGAGCATTAGCAAATcagaaaaaagtctgaaaaatcaCTGAGCTACCATGTTTAGAGAACAAtctgttttcttaatttccaCCTAATTCCCCAATTCCCTCTTAGCTGAGAAGAGACTCTATCTCAAATGATGTCACTGCAGAATCAGCTCTAAGTCAAGCAGATAAACGGCCTTACAAGAATCCCTCTCAGTCAGAAATGGTGTGAATTAGGTCAAGATTGGGATAATGCAGAGATCAGGAAATAAGGCTTCTAAGTAAGCCAAAAAGCAAAGTGCTAATGGCCAGGACAGCAATATATAATGAGCTCTTAAGAAGAACAACACATAGCTAAGCCATATATTTCCTCACTGGCAGTCAGCTTCATGCTTTAATGAAGTTACAAGGCAGAACACAGGAGTATCTAATCTCCAGAGAACATCATTAGTGAAGACAAACTACATTTTACAATGCTGCCATTATTTTGCTAGCATCTCATTAATCATTTAGTGGTCATTACTCATTATTTGCTTAGCTTGGACAGAGTACACAGCTGTGCAAAAATacccacagaatcacagattcagGTGGTCCCTTCCCCCATGGAGCTAGCAAAACTGTAATTTGTCACTGCTGCCAGTGACCATCAGAAGTTTGCATATGAGGAAATACTGCCTATGTCCATCTTCATGGGCAGTTGAAAATGATGTTGACTTCTGCTGTGATAAACTGAAGATGCTGAACGATTTCCAGGCAGTGAGGAGTAAAATCCTCTGCcagatttggagaaaaaaaaataaggcagtCATATTTCTCTGTTGTCCTCCAATATCAGTGAGGGACTGGGCCCCAAACTGTTTGAAAAAGGCCACAGAAGATAAAGTTCTGTTACAACCTGCTGGTCAAGAATAGACAGGCTCCCAGGAGTGTCTCCCTGTGGGCCCAAGGGTTAGCAACATGCTCACCTGAGCTGCAGAAGAACAAGAAACTGGtcagcaggcactgctgctgggaaaggccATTTACAGTGGCAATGGCCCTCACTCAAACACAAGATGACAAATTTCCTCTAAGCCTTGAAAAAGCACTAACCCATGTCCTCTGAATAAATACAGCCAGGTGGAAAGGGGTTTCCAGTGCACCAGCCAAGAGGTGCCCCAAAACAGAGACTAGACCACAGCCTCTGACATTGACCTGGGAAAGCATGGGTGCACCCATATCACAGGGATGTGACATTTCACCAGGAACTCACTCACCCTCCTGGTACTCAGAGAAAGTGTTCATGGGGATCCACTCTTAACTCTGTAAAGGGAAGCTGAGGCAGGGAACACACTGCTTGGTACCTGCTCCTTGTGGCCACACagtgtttgttttaaacaaagacCCTGTGGAGGTGGCATCCCTATATGGCAATTAATGAGCCAAgacattgggaaaaaaagacacattCAGACACATTCAGAACTAAACTCATGTCATAGCCGTGTCCTGCAGTCTATGGATGCGCTGGGCCGGTTCTGCATCCTGATTTATcatccagcagcagaggcacaaaAATGAGCAGGGTGATAACTCAATGACCTGTGGTGCTCAGGGGGTACCCTGACTGCAGCACCCACTCAGAACAGGACAGTGACTCTGGTGGGTGTCAGCGTTGCTGTGCATTTCAGATCAACTGCACAACCCCTCGTTTttaacaagagaaaagaagtccattttcattttgtgtgctttttgtGTGTGCGAGCTTTGTTCTTTAAGCCCTTACATCATCTAAGGAGCAGTTGACCAACCCATGTAACAGCTTTCTAAATATGTTTTGCCTGAAGCACACACTCcgggcagaaaaaaaaatcagtccagataattaaataatttgtcAGTTATAAACAATTGCAAATGGCTCCCAGTGAGGTAACCCATCACCTCCCATGCCACAGGCCAGgagtgctcctgcaggagctctgtgggTCCTTCCCTACTGCTGGGAAAATGCTTTTGGCAAAGGCCAGTCTCCTGCAGAGCAAGCTTTAGGATGGATGAAATGTCTGCTCCTGGACACTTGCCTTTCCTGTGGGAAAGATGGTCCAGtcccagcagaggaaaggaagacaGGAGTGTGACCTGCACTGCtggcctctgctcccagccaaaACACATGGATTTGGACTTGCTCTGAGTATGCACACCCCCAGAAGCCACACATgcacagcatcactgctgctctgggatcacaggctcaggcacaaaACCAACCACACCTTCCTGCTGAACATATCTTATTTTACATGACCAACTCACATTTTGGAGATAAAATTATCCTTGTCCTCAAAGCAAGAGGGACTTCTCACACCTGTACTCGCCCTCTCCATCATCTGAGGAAGAAAGCTTACAGCTGGTATTTTCTCCCATAAAGGGGCAAGGAAGGGAGCCTCTCTCCTTTGCGCTGtgttctgcagtgctgaggcaAAAGCAAAGAGTTGTTTAACATGGCCCTCCAGAAGAAACAACAGCTTCCAGCATGGGTTTGGATTTGCTATCAAGGAGCAGCTGCCTTCCTCCGAGGGTGGTGCCCTtgagagctgcaggcagcctcAGAGCAGGCTCAGCAGGGTGACCACGCTGCTGGGCACGTGGGGCAGGCCCcttgctggaggagaggagataGGCTTTTTTAATCCTTGTTTCCTCTTCATTTTGCCCTGAGAACTAAGTAATCAAATGTGATAAATTTTGAGAAACATTTTGAACCCTTGTCCATTTCTAGCAATTTACTTACCTCAACAggcctttctctctttccccaggAAGCTCTGAATGTTCCTCTGCAAGTTAAGGAATATTCCCTTTCTTCTACAGTTCAACAACTCCATGTCTCAGCTCTGAATCACTGGTGAGATCCCAGTCACAATTGAGCACACTGATTACCCTGAGGCATCCTTTACAGACTTCAATATCCAGGTCAGGAGATGGCACTTGGGAGAAGTAAAATTCCCTTGTAGATTGTCCTGTCGAAGGATGTTTCCTACTCTTTTTACATCTTATTTTCCTGAGCTGTAAGGAACTGTTTAGCCTTTACTATGTTTTTGCCAGGAGAGCTAGAAAGGCAAAATGATTTTTCTAAAGTAATTGTTCTACAGAGAGTGCACAACACTTTCTGAAGCCGAGTCAGCACATAAATGCAAGCCATTAAATGAGAAACCCACTGAGTATTGAGGCAGTTGAGAACCAAGactggctgcagcctggctaAAAATCAGCTATGAAGTTCAGCCAGGGGTCATGATGCCCTATAACAGCAATATGGAGGGGTCCTGGTGTCCTATAATGGCAAAATGGAAACATGAGCTGATTAGCCAGGGGGTTTTATTGCTGATGGATGAACATTAACAGGCAATTCACTCACAGGTAAAGGAGAGCACAAATGTTATGGTTGGAGCAAATGTATTTCATTAAAGTAACTGTGCAAGTTGCTGTTCAGACTGGAGGAGATGACATTCATCTGTGATTCATCTGTATGTGCCTGTGAATAACTACAGGTACCTCCTCCCTGCTGATCCCTTTCAAGATGATCCCATCAAGGCAACCAGTCCTGCAGTGGGAGACAGCATGGGCTGAACCCCAGTGCTGGCAATGCGTACTTCAGAGGAGATAATTCCTctcttttttaacaaaaaagtaacactctttttccctccccctttcctgaaTGCATTTGGAAACCTGAGCTGAGAAGAAATCTGAAGGTATTTTCAGAGGaaagctggggagaggaaatTATGTTCAATATGTCAGAAAAATCCCCCAGAACTTCCTTTTGTCGCAATGAGATGTCTTTATCTGTAAAATGAACTGTGAGACAAAAAGATGACGAAGGTGAATAACCCAGACCCATGGGACAAAAGAACCCACTGCTCTGATTGCATTGTGCCCTCTGATGGGCAGCCAGAAGTGCTCCAGTGCAAGAGCCTCGGACATGGATGTAGTATGGTACAAATACCCATGGGATGGACAGCCAAGAGAGGCCTTTGCCCCCAGGTGTCAGTCCAGGCTTTGAAAGCTATCGATTCTCACATCCTCCTGAGTAGACGGTTGGTCCTTTCAGCCCATTTTCATAGGGAAATCCGAGCTTTGCAGCCATGCAGCACACTTGGAGCCAGGTGTGTGctccctgccccacacagccctggggacacacagagaagtggggcagcagcagaaacacaaaTGAGCTCATTTGACTTACCTGGTTTCTCCTAGGCAGTGGATCACTCAAAAGGCTTCAAtcagcagagagagcagctcACAGGCATCCTCCAATGGCTCTCCATGGAGAGTTACCATCCCCTGGAGGAAGGCACCAAGCACTGCTGGAGGCTGTCACTCCTTGCTGTGTGGGCAAGCCCTGAAAATGAACAACAGGGTGGGAAAAAAGGCTGCTGGAGTCGGTATCCATCAACTCACCTAGAAAAGCTACCAACTGTCCTGGAAGACAAGCACTGGGCAAGAGACAGACTTGTGAGAGCGGTGTGCCAGTGGGGAAGCCCCAGCACAGGGTATTCCCTCTATCACTGCGGCTCTcttccatcctcatcctcctgctgaCTGGGGAGTGAGTGCATCCAGTGCATCCTCTGCCCTGTGGCAGCAGAAGGAGGGACAAAGGGAGACAAGCCACTCTGGGCAGCCAGAGGtttcccagcaggagcacccCTAGCCACAAGAACATGATGGATCGTTTCCGGATGATCTTCCAGTACTTCCAATCCAACTCGGAGTCTGTAATGAACGGGATCTGTGGGCTCTTGGCCCTGGCAAGTGTAAAGATGTACACCAGCTTTGACTTCAGCTGCCCATGTCTGCCTCAGTACAATGTGGTATATGGCTTGGGGACCATGTTTATACCCCCTGTCATCCTCTTCCTGTGTGGCCTCATCCTCAACAGGACAGTCCCTGGTGATGCTGGAGGAGTGGAGGCGACCAGCGGGCACAGGAAGAAGGACCTGGCTGTCATCAGGTGGGGTTTGCAGCAGTAGTGGCATCCCTCTTCTCACCTCCTGTTTAGCTGTCTTTCTCCGTAGCTTTGATCCTCCTGGTAGATTAATTTTCGTGTAAGCTCATCTCCTGAGATGTGTCCCCATGACTCTGGAGGGGCAAGGGGTATGGGAAATGCATTTACATCCAGCAGAATTAAGGCTGTCTCGTTCCATCCCAGTTAAGGAGAGCAGGAGTGCCTCAACACCTGGCGCTTATGCCGCCACCCTGGGAACTGCATTGCTGCCCTGTCATGCATTCACAGGGTGTCTCCTGGGGCTTCCATGTGCAAAAATATGAggtatttccttttaaatatgcAGAAGGTATGGCATTTTCATCACAGTCATTCTTTATCAAAAGACTCATGGTCTCCCTCCCTTCATCTCAGTTTTTTACTCAGTTTTGTACTGGTAGAAGAGTGAGGAGAATCATGTTCCATCTGTTACATGCAAAGTTTAATGCAGTACACAGGTTGGCTCACAGAGGGGcaaaaaagctgcagaaaaaaaaaggggattttcCAGACTGAAACTGATGAGAAAAGGAAGTGTGAATGTGGAAGACAAGGGAGAGCTGACAAAGATCTGTGCATGTGAGACATAAGGGTACAGTCAAGGCAAACACATGATGAGGGGATTGTGCACTGAGTGCAGACAGCACACAGAGCAATCCCATGTGCTAGTGCAGGTTTCACTGAGAGGCAGAACCAACAAAGTCATACCAGAGCAGAAGAAGCATCAGCTGGAGCAATGCtgagggcagccctgggagTCAGTTCCCTGGGTCTGTAAAGACTGTAAAGGCACAGGACAGCCTGCATCCCTCAGGGCTCTGGATGAGGAGGAAGCTCCCAGAATTAACCCACTCacctctccctctgctgctccaggcacatGTGTTCCTCCATCATGCAGAGAGCCATGGTTGCCCCTGTCGTCTGGATCGTAGTCACCCTCCTGGATGGCAAATGCCTGATCTGTGCTTTCAGCGGCTCCGGGATCCTGAGaagtttgtgggttttgccAATGTGAGCACAGTGcaggtgcagcagctgctggccaaggTGCCCTGCAAGGATGACGAGCTCATGGGGAACAACACGTCCCGCAAGGCAGTGTCCAGGTACCTGCGCTGCTGGTCCCAGGTGGGTCACTGCTGGCAGAGCCTCTCATGTCGGTGAGGTGAACAGGCATGTGGCAtctgttcctgctcttccttgGTTTGCCATCACTCATTGTGGTCAGGCAGGGAGcaaggctgctctgtgcttcttTTTGCCTCCAAATGTTGGCTATGCTATCCTAAGTGATAATCTTGAGTCAGgtagggaaaaggaaagagataaTGAATGGTTTAATAAAAGAACCAGCAGCTTCTAAACCCAGGTAATAAAAGATGTGTCTCCTAAAGCCCTGTTCAGTGTTAAAAGATCTTTCTAACTGCTAACCCTGCAGACAGGACCCACTGTTTTAAGGACAGTGCAAGCTTAGACAGATGAAAACAGCTTGCTCAGGAGCAATAGAACAGGGCACAATGGGGTGTGGAGCCCTGACTGGTCTCAGCTCTTGGTACAGAAGTGCCAGGTCAGGCATCAGGACAGGTGGAAAGTAATTGAAAACAAGCCCTTCCTTCTTATCAAAAGGAGCTGCCCATAGTCTGGGCTGTCTTCATGCTTCTGTGGGGCCTCCTGGACCCTGGAGTTAGTGTAGGTGGCCAGATGAAGATCACTGGAGATAAGGAAATGTCAAAGGAAAGCACTAAGTCCCCTTTCCCTGGGGCACTCCTATGCTCACAGCAAATGCCTGCCTGCTCCAGGCAATTTTGCAATCAGTTATCCTTACTAAATTATTCATGCACAGATAAATATCCATATTCTCCGGGTGGAAATTACACCAACCCTGCTGGTGCAGTGTGGGGTGCTGGACTACAGGGGACAGATCAAAGACAGGAGTCCAGATTCGTCACATTTCCCCTCCAGCCACACAAACTCCCTATCTCACTGATACAGGGCAAAGAGCTTGTGCCTGTCCTTGTGTCTGTCTTGCTCCTGTTTCACTGCTTCTTTCTTATCACGCAGGCACTTGGCTGGAGCATTTTGTTGATCCTTATCATAGCAGCTTCCTTGCCCGCTGGCTCAGACCTTGCTTCAACAGGCCACCCTCCTGCAGGCACGACACTGGAGCAACTACATTGACATAGAGCAAAAGATTTTTGAGGAAacctgctgtgagcacagccGGCTCTTTGCTCACAAATGCATCCTCCACTTCTTTGAAAGCATGCGGCAAGAGATCAAACTGCACAGCTTCAGCTTGCCtagggagggagaggaggctggaggagaggaagatCTTCTCCGGGGCATCACAGACCAGGACCAGGTGAACAAAGTTCTGAAACGTGGTACTAGAGAAACCTCCCCTGGATGTCAGCCAGGCACCCAGAGGCATCTCCTGGTGCAAGAGAGATCCCCTCTGTCCTGCACAGACAAAGCCAAGCATCCACTCCAGATTCCCCCAGCACACCAATGTGTAAAGGGGCTTTGtcctgcagacacagcaggagcatTGCCAAACCTCTGCACAAAGTGAGGACCAGCAGGCAGATGACAGTCATGCTCATACCCTCCAAAACTCCAACCCCAAAGGCTCCACTCCAAGGCATGCCTAGCAAAACCTCCAAAGCCAGCTAGTTGGGAGGGTCCAAGGGTCCCAGATGCAGTCACTGTTAATGACATTTCTCAGCCAAGGGCTCTGTGAGGCACTTCTGTCGTATCAAAGAGTTTGCAGCTTCTTACAGCAAGATAAAATTGTTCTGGATTCAGAAAGGATTTAACCACAGCAGCGACATCTGGCTGCATACACAAAACATACACAAACAGAGGTGGGAGAAGCTCCTGCCCATTCCTATGAAACCTGGTTCAAAGGGTTATCAGAGCtgacacagaaattatttacttaGCATCTCTCTTAGTACCACACCAACATATTTACTCAAAAAAGTCAAAACCACCTCCTACATCTTCCCATCTACTGAGAGCTCTGGCtacccccagcccagctgccaaaCTGCTCTAACAACACATCAACACCTCcatgcatttgaaaaattaaatatggcAACACTGAATTCATGAGCAGCATAACCTCAGTTGAAGACACCTCTGAATAAGGATTGGATTGGGTTGGATTTGCAGAAGGAACAGGAGATGGAGGCTTTGCATAACACAGCCATGGGCCTATGCTGGGGTTTCAGGTagctgctgtcagcactggTAGCTAAGCCATGGAAAGCACACACTGACTCTGCCTGAGAAGTCTGAACACAGATTTTAAACACACCCCTGCTAGATTTGAGTACAAACTGACCTATCCAGAGGATCATCCTTGCAACACCTATTTGGGCATTTCCAAACTGTTTGAATGTATCCTTATCTCTGAGTCTTTAATGGTAATTGCTTTTTCAcctgccttttccagccccCATTGTACATGGTGCCAGTTTGACTGGTACTTCTGTCCAGGGTTGTTGCTTGGATGCATTAAAGTCTTTACTGCAAACCAACCCAGAACAGACACATTTattcctccaggctgaacctcACTGAACTGATGCCTGCTTTGTCTCTTGGAGAGAGAGGTGCAacatggaggggctgggaggaggtggGGTGAAGAAGAAATGTCTCCTTGGGTGTGCATGGATAGGTGGGGCAAGCAGGGCTTCcaggaggaaagaagagggTGGGATAGGGGCAGAGAAACCTGCGACCACATTGGGACTAAATCCAAAATGAGGGATCAAATAAAAATGCGTATTAATCCCCCAAATTGACTTGTCAAGCTGCTGGCAGGTGCATCACCTCCTCCCCAGAATGTTTGTATGCACAGGCAGGAGAATGAGGATGTACTGGGTAAAACATTGGGAGGCAAAATAACTCCATAGCCTACCCATGGGCAGCTGCACCCCTTTGCCCACTGAGGCCCAGTCAGGAGCTACAGGGTGCAGAGGGATGGGCTGCAAAGCTTTTCTATTTGCATAGCAAAATCAGTTCTGAATGAGTCCCTGAGCTCCCTTGGATATGTCAGGAGAGTGCACAGAGCCAGCTGTGGCCCATGCTGGTAGGGGAAAATACAATGGTCTTCTCCCCAGGAGCTCTTTAGATCCAGGGAGCTTCTGAGCTCTTACTTGAAATCAACATTGCACTTTGAATTGTGTGAATTGTGTCTCTGGTTTACTTTTATCAGACACAACGTCATAAATCTGAGGCTGTGGCTGAGTTTGGACTCACTATTCCATACTAGTCAAATTAGGTATTTTCCTAACACACTCAGAGCTGAGGTCTGCAGCTCCATTTGCATGCTGCTTTCCATGTTCTCAGGTCTTAAGTCATCCCAGTGTGGCCccataaaatgcaaaaaaggggaagaggaacAGATTTGTCATCTGTaccaggagagagaaaacaggagggTTTAAGGGTGCTACCATACATTTGAAGATCTACAAAGGTTCATGTGCTGCTGGAAGACTCTGATCTGGTCATAGAGTAGTTCCAGTTGGCAGGAGCCATGGGTGTTCAttcctcccagcctccctgaGTCTCCTGCTGTGTTTCCTTCTAAAGCCCAAGAACCCTTCTCCATTGTGGAAAGGGATACCTAGCACACcatgacaggacaagaggcaatacaggaaattccatttaaacAGACGGAAACATTGATTTTGAGGGTGATGGAAAGACTTGCCCAGAAGTCTATGCACCTCCATCTATGGAAGTATTCCCAGCATAGTTATATGTGAGCCTGAACATGCTTTGTACAGGGAGCAGTGGGTGGACCAAAAAAtctccagaggtctcttcccaccAGCT
This is a stretch of genomic DNA from Sylvia atricapilla isolate bSylAtr1 chromosome 8, bSylAtr1.pri, whole genome shotgun sequence. It encodes these proteins:
- the CALHM3 gene encoding LOW QUALITY PROTEIN: calcium homeostasis modulator protein 3 (The sequence of the model RefSeq protein was modified relative to this genomic sequence to represent the inferred CDS: inserted 6 bases in 5 codons; deleted 1 base in 1 codon); the encoded protein is MDRFRMIFQYFQSNSESVMNGICGLLALASVKMYTSFDFSCPCLPQYNVVYGLGTMFIPPVILFLCGLILNRQSLVMLEEWRRPXGHRKKDLAVIRHMCSSIMQRAMVAPVVWIVVTLLDGKCLICAFSGSXDPEKFVGFANVSTVQVQQLLAKVPCKDDELMGNNTSRKAVSRYLRCWSQALGWSILLILIIAXFLARWLRPCFXQATLLQARHWSNYIDIEQKIFEETCCEHSRLFAHKCILHFFESMRQEIKLHSFSLPREGEEAGGEEDLLRGITDQDQVNKVLKRXVLEKPPLDVSQAPRGISWCKRDPLCPAQTKPSIHSRFPQHTNV